Proteins encoded by one window of Electrophorus electricus isolate fEleEle1 chromosome 17, fEleEle1.pri, whole genome shotgun sequence:
- the LOC113575171 gene encoding adhesion G-protein coupled receptor G2-like isoform X5, producing the protein MRPKLLCGVRQIGTTTNLLKNIEVMCDIKTSNETQCNVVLQLTQEADQCCIVSIVDNSTVQAHVVGDKIEKVAKGLCVMNATASPAGNFEKCNGFLTSGSFCNSNVAVNISCSGQSGTVYVSQGIQHGRNCSSSAGNSVNPINTCSCTAYCNSPAAYYTMNITIVDSSFNITQIGSLISHPKPCNTEIHKYINTIYTYFLPLTLGLILLLKYIPVSTFSSGCLVLHNISKMYDSFTVQCGPQPNVNNCTVILKLTKAVDTCSVGSALLTAFQNESAIHAFGIVTRVAKSCISENRTNIDPIQLNMESLVYFNLTLYDICKVNLDRPLGSCMLPPEVCHLVITINQTTIQNVTTTLTPTVVNATLTTNTTNLNTTASTTSAEAAAEALKNMSKNVLSLSFAQIEDIMSQLEQILAHSPNVSLNLGTSCIDTVSNLLDASPNTLAPLSKRIIRLVDTVGLKLVVQSQMATILAQSLALAVKKVDGTAFPQTTFTMIDSSDLQIDSGRRRRRNTETRFLSPQGSVLLPASLTKNLTTQEQQMASRVQFNFYQKSTLFQDKALNPNKSMLISGVLSASVANLSISNLTDNIVITLRNTKSSMSYTENYTLSCVFWDFYLNGGAGGWSPEGCKVMNRTANETVCSCNHLTGFGVLLNIFQEGPPNPLQALILSYITYIGCGISAIFLSITLLTYLSFEKLRKDTPSKILIHLCLALLMLNLVFLLDSWLALYANAKGLCISTAFFLHYFLLASFTWMALEAVHMYIVFVKVFNTYVSRFMVKLGFAGWGIPLVVVIIVIATDENNYGLVSYGKVDNEYTNDFCWLKSEIAFYVGVVVYFCVVFLMNLTMFIVVMVQLCRIKRQNPHSVQYRSSLQQLRSVAGLTVLLGLTWGFAFFAWGVLNLPFMYLFAIFNSLQGFFIFVLHCAVKENVRRQWRTYLCCGKFRLPENSEWSHTATQKNKKSSVNRFATSFRSVQSSKSNHSSSSTTFLVSDSSGADHHLGISNPYDDRAITAQEEHSLDVILNEINHRHRGQRLH; encoded by the exons ATGAGGCCAAAATTGCTATGTGG tGTGAGACAAATTGGAACTACAACCAACCTCCTTAAA AACATTGAGGTCATGTGCGATATTAAGACTAG TAATGAGACACAATGCAATGTCGTGCTGCAGTTGACTCAGGAAGCTGATCAGTGCTGCATAGTGAGTATAGTGGACAACTCGACCGTGCAGGCCCATGTGGTTGGAGACAAAATAGAGAAAGTGG CAAAAGGGCTTTGTGTCATGAATGCTACAGCATCTCCTGCTGGAAACTTTGAGAAGTGCAATGGTTTTCTGACCTCAGGGAGTTTCTGTAATTCAAATGTGGCAGTTAATATCTCTTG tagTGGACAGAGTGGGACAGTGTATGTTTCACAGGGTATTCAACATGGGAGGAACTGCAGCTCTTCTGCTGGTAACAGTG TAAATCCAATAAACACCTGTTCTTGTACAGCTTACTGCAATAGCCCTG ctgcCTATTACACTATGAACATTACAATAGTAGACTCCAGCTTTAATATTACACAGATTGGATCACTG ATTTCTCATCCAAAACCTTgcaacacagagatacataaGTACATTAATACCATATACACTTATTTCTTGCCTTTAACACTAGGCCTTATTCTGCTACTAAAATATATTCCTGTTTCTACATTTAGTTCTGGTTGCCTAGTTCTGCATAATATTTCTAAGATGTATGAC AGCTTTACAGTGCAGTGTGGACCACAACCAAA TGTGAACAATTGCACTGTCATTTTGAAATTGACGAAGGCAGTGGATACATGTTCAGTAGGCTCAGCATTACTCACTGCATTTCAAAACGAAAGCGCTATCCATGCCTTCGGCATTGTTACCAGAGTTG CAAAATCATGTATCTCGGAAAATAGGACAAATATAGATCCTATACAGTTAAATATGGAAAGTCTGGTATATTTCAACCTTACCCTTTATGACATCTGTAAGGTGAACTTGGACAGACCTCTGGGTTCCTG CATGCTCCCGCCAGAAGTATGTCACCTAGTTATAACCATAAACCAGACCACAATTCAGAATGTCACAACTACACTGACACCTACAGTGGTTAATGCAACGCTCACCACCAACACAACTAACCTCAACACCACAG CCTCTACGACCAGCGCAGAAGCAGCAGCTGAAGCTCTGAAGAACATGAGCAAAAATGTTCTTTCTCTGAGCTTTGCTCAAATAGAGGATATCATGTCTCAGCTAGAGCAGATTCTAGCACATTCGCCCAATGTTAGCCTGAATCTGGGGACATCGTGTATTGACACTGTAAGCAATCTGCTAGATGCATCGCCGAACACACTGGCACCCCTTTCAAAGAG GATCATTAGGCTTGTGGACACGGTTGGCTTGAAGCTGGTTGTGCAGAGCCAGATGGCAACTATTCTTGCTCAATCTCTGGCTCTGGCTGTGAAAAAGGTGGATGGGACAGCTTTTCCGCAGACCACATTTACTATGATTGACTCCTCAGACCTGCAG ATTGACAGCGGCCGCAGACGCAGGAGGAATACAGAGACCAGGTTCCTCTCCCCCCAGGGCTCTGTCTTGCTCCCCGCCTCCCTCACGAAGAACCTCACCACTCAGGAGCAGCAGATGGCCTCCAGAGTCCAGTTTAACTTCTACCAGAAGAGCACTCTTTTCCAG GACAAAGCACTCAACCCAAACAAAAGCATGCTGATTAGTGGAGTTCTATCTGCCAGTGTGGCCAACCTGTCCATCTCCAATCTGACAGACAACATAGTAATAACTTTGAGAAATACGAAGAGTTCCATGTCCTATACG GAAAACTATACACTATCTTGTGTATTTTGGGACTTTTACTTAAATG GTGGTGCTGGTGGCTGGAGCCCTGAAGGCTGCAAAGTGATGAACCGCACTGCTAATGAGACGGTGTGCAGCTGTAACCACCTCACCGGCTTTGGGGTGCTACTG AACATTTTCCAGGAGGGGCCACCAAATCCTCTGCAGGCCCTGATCCTGTCCTACATAACTTATATTGGCTGTGGAATCTCTGCGATTTTCCTTTCCATTACCCTGCTCACTTACCTGTCTTTTGA GAAACTGCGTAAAGATACCCCATCCAAGATCCTCATCCACTTGTGCTTGGCTCTGCTGATGCTCAATCTTGTGTTCCTCTTGGACTCTTGGCTGGCTCTGTATGCAAATGCTAAGGGTCTCTGCATCTCTACTGCCTTCTTCTTGCACTACTTCCTATTGGCCTCTTTCACTTGGATGGCCTTGGAGGCGGTACACATGTACATTGTCTTTGTGAAAGTCTTTAACACATATGTTTCCCGCTTCATGGTCAAATTAGGATTTGCTGGCTGGG GCATTCCTCTGGTTGTGGTCATCATTGTCATAGCCACCGATGAAAACAACTATGGACTAGTGTCCTATGGGAAGGTCGACAATGAATACACAAATGACTT CTGCTGGTTGAAGAGCGAGATCGCCTTCTATGTGGGTGTGGTGGTATATTTCTGTGTTGTCTTCCTGATGAACTTAACCATGTTCATTGTAGTGATGGTTCAGCTTTGTCGCATAAAGAGACAAAACCCCCATAGCGTACAGTACCGGAGCAGTCTGCAGCAGCTTCGAAGTGTGGCTGGACTCACCGTGCTCCTGGGCCTCACCTGGGGCTTTGCCTTCTTTGCCTGGGGAGTTCTCAACCTGCCCTTTATGTACCTGTTTGCCATCTTCAACTCGCTACAAG GGTTCTTTATCTTTGTGCTCCATTGTGCTGTCAAAGAGAATGTCAGAAGACAGTGGAGGACATACCTATGTTGTGGAAAGTTCAGGCTGCCAGAAAACTCAG AATGGAGTCACACTGCCACTCAGAAGAACAAGAAATCATCTGTGAATAGGTTTGCCACCTCGTTCCGATCAGTGCAATCATCTAAGTCCAACCACTCTTCCAGCAGCACAACCTTCCTGGTCAGCGACAGCTCAGGAGCAGACCATCACCTGGGGATCA GCAATCCATATGATGACAGAGCAATCACAGCACAGGAGGAGCACAGCTTAGATGTAATACTCAATGAGATCAACCACAGGCACAGGGGCCAGAGATTACACTGA
- the LOC113575171 gene encoding adhesion G-protein coupled receptor G2-like isoform X4, giving the protein MVNTALCGCHDRQQKVLSHVLLSVLVLLAYLAGVTTMTTAMTSKTTASTPTSGPGITYQRNMSSTVINNTTMTKTSITQRSSNFTSGSTNPTNTSSNITTMLMTSTDTTSFYSPTASTPTHCNFSQQCDDHSVYYWMTISVEVTGTFSDEAKIAMWLQQLFREKLGKCNSSTSLDSNNMGMLSSGASVQSNSSLTTVHTPENSVRQIGTTTNLLKNIEVMCDIKTSNETQCNVVLQLTQEADQCCIVSIVDNSTVQAHVVGDKIEKVAKGLCVMNATASPAGNFEKCNGFLTSGSFCNSNVAVNISCSGQSGTVYVSQGIQHGRNCSSSAGNSVNPINTCSCTAYCNSPAAYYTMNITIVDSSFNITQIGSLISHPKPCNTEIHKYINTIYTYFLPLTLGLILLLKYIPVSTFSSGCLVLHNISKMYDSFTVQCGPQPNVNNCTVILKLTKAVDTCSVGSALLTAFQNESAIHAFGIVTRVAKSCISENRTNIDPIQLNMESLVYFNLTLYDICKVNLDRPLGSCMLPPEVCHLVITINQTTIQNVTTTLTPTVVNATLTTNTTNLNTTASTTSAEAAAEALKNMSKNVLSLSFAQIEDIMSQLEQILAHSPNVSLNLGTSCIDTVSNLLDASPNTLAPLSKRIIRLVDTVGLKLVVQSQMATILAQSLALAVKKVDGTAFPQTTFTMIDSSDLQIDSGRRRRRNTETRFLSPQGSVLLPASLTKNLTTQEQQMASRVQFNFYQKSTLFQDKALNPNKSMLISGVLSASVANLSISNLTDNIVITLRNTKSSMSYTENYTLSCVFWDFYLNGGAGGWSPEGCKVMNRTANETVCSCNHLTGFGVLLNIFQEGPPNPLQALILSYITYIGCGISAIFLSITLLTYLSFEKLRKDTPSKILIHLCLALLMLNLVFLLDSWLALYANAKGLCISTAFFLHYFLLASFTWMALEAVHMYIVFVKVFNTYVSRFMVKLGFAGWGIPLVVVIIVIATDENNYGLVSYGKVDNEYTNDFCWLKSEIAFYRTVPEQSAAASKCGWTHRAPGPHLGLCLLCLGSSQPALYVPVCHLQLATRVLYLCAPLCCQRECQKTVEDIPMLWKVQAARKLRMESHCHSEEQEIICE; this is encoded by the exons ATGGTGAATACAGCCCTTTGCGGATGCCATGACAGGCAGCAGAAGGTCCTGTCCCAtgtcctgctctctgttctgGTCCTGCTGGCTTACCTAG CAGGGGTAACTACCATGACAACAGCGATGACTTCAAAAACCACAGCTAGCACTCCTACATCTG GCCCAGGAATCACCTATCAAAGAAATATGTCTTCAACAGTGATAAATAACACAACAATGACGAAGACTTCAATAACCCAAAGAAGCTCTAATTTTACATCTG GATCCACCAATCCAACAAACACGTCTTCAAATATCACAACAATGTTGATGACCTCAACAGACACAACTAGCTTTTATTCGCCAACAG CTTCAACACCAACACATTGCAACTTCTCACAACAATGTGACGATCACT CTGTCTACTACTGGATGACAATCAGTGTTGAAGTAACTGGAACATTTTCTGATGAGGCCAAAATTGCTATGTGG CTCCAGCAACTGTTCAGAGAGAAACTAGGAAAATGTAACTCTAGCACCAGTCTAGACAGCAACAACATGGGCATGTTGAGCTCTGGTGCCTCTGTACAAAGCAACAGCTCACTTACTACAGTTCACACACCAGAAAACAG tGTGAGACAAATTGGAACTACAACCAACCTCCTTAAA AACATTGAGGTCATGTGCGATATTAAGACTAG TAATGAGACACAATGCAATGTCGTGCTGCAGTTGACTCAGGAAGCTGATCAGTGCTGCATAGTGAGTATAGTGGACAACTCGACCGTGCAGGCCCATGTGGTTGGAGACAAAATAGAGAAAGTGG CAAAAGGGCTTTGTGTCATGAATGCTACAGCATCTCCTGCTGGAAACTTTGAGAAGTGCAATGGTTTTCTGACCTCAGGGAGTTTCTGTAATTCAAATGTGGCAGTTAATATCTCTTG tagTGGACAGAGTGGGACAGTGTATGTTTCACAGGGTATTCAACATGGGAGGAACTGCAGCTCTTCTGCTGGTAACAGTG TAAATCCAATAAACACCTGTTCTTGTACAGCTTACTGCAATAGCCCTG ctgcCTATTACACTATGAACATTACAATAGTAGACTCCAGCTTTAATATTACACAGATTGGATCACTG ATTTCTCATCCAAAACCTTgcaacacagagatacataaGTACATTAATACCATATACACTTATTTCTTGCCTTTAACACTAGGCCTTATTCTGCTACTAAAATATATTCCTGTTTCTACATTTAGTTCTGGTTGCCTAGTTCTGCATAATATTTCTAAGATGTATGAC AGCTTTACAGTGCAGTGTGGACCACAACCAAA TGTGAACAATTGCACTGTCATTTTGAAATTGACGAAGGCAGTGGATACATGTTCAGTAGGCTCAGCATTACTCACTGCATTTCAAAACGAAAGCGCTATCCATGCCTTCGGCATTGTTACCAGAGTTG CAAAATCATGTATCTCGGAAAATAGGACAAATATAGATCCTATACAGTTAAATATGGAAAGTCTGGTATATTTCAACCTTACCCTTTATGACATCTGTAAGGTGAACTTGGACAGACCTCTGGGTTCCTG CATGCTCCCGCCAGAAGTATGTCACCTAGTTATAACCATAAACCAGACCACAATTCAGAATGTCACAACTACACTGACACCTACAGTGGTTAATGCAACGCTCACCACCAACACAACTAACCTCAACACCACAG CCTCTACGACCAGCGCAGAAGCAGCAGCTGAAGCTCTGAAGAACATGAGCAAAAATGTTCTTTCTCTGAGCTTTGCTCAAATAGAGGATATCATGTCTCAGCTAGAGCAGATTCTAGCACATTCGCCCAATGTTAGCCTGAATCTGGGGACATCGTGTATTGACACTGTAAGCAATCTGCTAGATGCATCGCCGAACACACTGGCACCCCTTTCAAAGAG GATCATTAGGCTTGTGGACACGGTTGGCTTGAAGCTGGTTGTGCAGAGCCAGATGGCAACTATTCTTGCTCAATCTCTGGCTCTGGCTGTGAAAAAGGTGGATGGGACAGCTTTTCCGCAGACCACATTTACTATGATTGACTCCTCAGACCTGCAG ATTGACAGCGGCCGCAGACGCAGGAGGAATACAGAGACCAGGTTCCTCTCCCCCCAGGGCTCTGTCTTGCTCCCCGCCTCCCTCACGAAGAACCTCACCACTCAGGAGCAGCAGATGGCCTCCAGAGTCCAGTTTAACTTCTACCAGAAGAGCACTCTTTTCCAG GACAAAGCACTCAACCCAAACAAAAGCATGCTGATTAGTGGAGTTCTATCTGCCAGTGTGGCCAACCTGTCCATCTCCAATCTGACAGACAACATAGTAATAACTTTGAGAAATACGAAGAGTTCCATGTCCTATACG GAAAACTATACACTATCTTGTGTATTTTGGGACTTTTACTTAAATG GTGGTGCTGGTGGCTGGAGCCCTGAAGGCTGCAAAGTGATGAACCGCACTGCTAATGAGACGGTGTGCAGCTGTAACCACCTCACCGGCTTTGGGGTGCTACTG AACATTTTCCAGGAGGGGCCACCAAATCCTCTGCAGGCCCTGATCCTGTCCTACATAACTTATATTGGCTGTGGAATCTCTGCGATTTTCCTTTCCATTACCCTGCTCACTTACCTGTCTTTTGA GAAACTGCGTAAAGATACCCCATCCAAGATCCTCATCCACTTGTGCTTGGCTCTGCTGATGCTCAATCTTGTGTTCCTCTTGGACTCTTGGCTGGCTCTGTATGCAAATGCTAAGGGTCTCTGCATCTCTACTGCCTTCTTCTTGCACTACTTCCTATTGGCCTCTTTCACTTGGATGGCCTTGGAGGCGGTACACATGTACATTGTCTTTGTGAAAGTCTTTAACACATATGTTTCCCGCTTCATGGTCAAATTAGGATTTGCTGGCTGGG GCATTCCTCTGGTTGTGGTCATCATTGTCATAGCCACCGATGAAAACAACTATGGACTAGTGTCCTATGGGAAGGTCGACAATGAATACACAAATGACTT CTGCTGGTTGAAGAGCGAGATCGCCTTCTAT CGTACAGTACCGGAGCAGTCTGCAGCAGCTTCGAAGTGTGGCTGGACTCACCGTGCTCCTGGGCCTCACCTGGGGCTTTGCCTTCTTTGCCTGGGGAGTTCTCAACCTGCCCTTTATGTACCTGTTTGCCATCTTCAACTCGCTACAAG GGTTCTTTATCTTTGTGCTCCATTGTGCTGTCAAAGAGAATGTCAGAAGACAGTGGAGGACATACCTATGTTGTGGAAAGTTCAGGCTGCCAGAAAACTCAG AATGGAGTCACACTGCCACTCAGAAGAACAAGAAATCATCTGTGAATAG